The following coding sequences are from one Paenarthrobacter ureafaciens window:
- a CDS encoding acetyl/propionyl/methylcrotonyl-CoA carboxylase subunit alpha, with the protein MRKVLIANRGEIAVRVARACDDAGISSVAVYADIDADAMHVALADEAYSLGGNSPADTYLNIGKLLDVAAKSGADAVHPGYGFLSENADFAQAVIDAGLEWVGPSPESIRQLGNKITAREIAVRAGAPLVAGSDGPVASAAEARAFAEAHGLPIAIKAAFGGGGRGLKVVRELAEVEEAFDSAVREAVVAFGRGECFVEQYLDRPRHVEAQIIADKHGNVVVAGTRDCSLQRRHQKLVEEAPAPYLSGEQRHQIYEASKAIVREAGYYGAGTVEFLVSAGGAVAFLEVNTRLQVEHPVTEETAGVDLVQEQFRIASGLPLSITEDPSARSHSFEFRINAEDVGRGFLPSPGTVASLEVPAGPGIRWDSGVRAGSVVAPQFDSLLAKLIVTGADRQQALRRARRALAELKIVGLPTVVPFHRAVLEAEDFVAADALRVHTRWIETDFADRIPNDPDYSVVAFNGERRTITVDVDGKRLAVGLPADLLEGWARSGQGLPPVSGLADTPGSVTGEAPAGSALVAAMSGTVVKWLAEPGDEVAEGDPLVVLEAMKMETQVSAHRAGTLTEVLSAPGGVVATGAVLAHIE; encoded by the coding sequence ATGCGTAAGGTCCTGATTGCCAACCGCGGCGAAATCGCCGTCCGCGTGGCCCGAGCCTGTGACGATGCAGGCATCTCTTCCGTCGCCGTCTATGCGGACATTGACGCCGACGCGATGCACGTCGCCCTTGCTGATGAGGCGTACAGCTTGGGCGGGAACAGCCCGGCCGACACCTACCTCAACATCGGCAAACTGCTGGATGTGGCCGCCAAGTCGGGAGCGGACGCCGTCCATCCCGGCTACGGCTTCCTGTCCGAGAATGCCGACTTCGCGCAGGCGGTCATCGATGCGGGACTTGAATGGGTGGGACCCTCGCCGGAGTCCATCCGCCAGCTTGGCAACAAGATCACGGCCCGGGAGATCGCCGTCCGGGCCGGTGCGCCCCTGGTTGCGGGAAGCGATGGCCCGGTGGCTTCGGCTGCCGAGGCCCGTGCCTTTGCCGAAGCGCATGGCCTGCCGATCGCCATCAAGGCTGCTTTTGGTGGTGGCGGTCGCGGACTGAAGGTGGTCCGTGAGCTGGCCGAGGTCGAGGAAGCGTTCGACTCTGCCGTCCGTGAAGCCGTGGTGGCGTTCGGTCGCGGCGAATGCTTTGTGGAGCAGTATCTCGACCGGCCTCGGCACGTGGAGGCGCAGATCATCGCCGACAAGCACGGGAACGTGGTTGTGGCGGGAACCCGGGATTGTTCGTTGCAGCGCCGGCACCAGAAGCTGGTTGAAGAGGCACCCGCTCCGTACCTGAGCGGAGAACAGCGGCACCAAATCTACGAGGCCTCAAAGGCGATCGTCCGCGAGGCCGGGTATTACGGCGCCGGAACCGTGGAGTTCCTGGTGTCCGCAGGAGGCGCTGTGGCCTTCCTCGAAGTAAACACCCGGCTGCAAGTGGAGCACCCTGTCACCGAGGAGACCGCCGGTGTGGACCTTGTCCAGGAACAGTTCCGTATTGCCTCAGGCTTGCCGCTAAGCATCACTGAGGACCCTTCCGCCCGCAGCCATTCCTTCGAGTTCCGCATCAACGCCGAAGACGTGGGCCGGGGATTCCTCCCGTCGCCGGGTACCGTCGCGTCCCTTGAAGTACCGGCCGGGCCGGGGATCCGGTGGGACTCGGGCGTGCGCGCAGGGTCAGTTGTGGCTCCGCAGTTCGATTCCCTCCTGGCCAAGTTGATCGTCACGGGTGCTGACCGCCAGCAAGCCCTGCGCCGGGCTCGCCGTGCCCTCGCGGAACTGAAGATCGTGGGTCTCCCTACCGTTGTGCCGTTCCACCGGGCAGTCCTTGAAGCCGAAGACTTTGTTGCAGCGGATGCCCTGCGCGTCCACACCCGTTGGATTGAGACCGACTTCGCGGACCGGATTCCCAACGATCCGGATTACTCCGTGGTTGCCTTCAACGGTGAGCGTCGGACCATCACCGTGGATGTTGACGGAAAGCGACTCGCTGTGGGCCTCCCGGCAGACCTTCTTGAGGGCTGGGCCCGTTCCGGACAGGGTCTGCCTCCGGTATCGGGACTGGCCGATACGCCGGGTTCTGTCACCGGGGAAGCACCCGCCGGGTCTGCACTGGTAGCTGCGATGTCCGGCACAGTGGTCAAGTGGTTGGCCGAACCCGGTGACGAAGTAGCCGAGGGCGATCCCCTGGTGGTGCTGGAAGCCATGAAGATGGAGACCCAGGTCTCCGCACACCGGGCAGGCACACTCACCGAAGTCCTCTCGGCTCCGGGTGGAGTAGTCGCCACGGGTGCGGTCCTGGCTCACATCGAGTAG
- a CDS encoding D-arabinono-1,4-lactone oxidase, whose amino-acid sequence MKNWAGNLQYSSAAVHRPSSVSEVQELVANASRVKALGSRHSFNTVADTSGTHILLDALPQEITLSEDRKTVKVSGGISYGALCRAIEEQGYAIHNLASLPHISVAGAIQTGTHGSGVKNPSLAEAVVSLDVVRASGELVTLTRDDPEFAATVVGLGAMGIVTGLELAVRPSFGMRQRVLTGLPWDRALTDFETIASSAYSVSFFTDYSGDSIPQVWLKALGTETALPDLFGATAAPAALHPLPGMSAENCTIQLDEPGKWLDRLPHFRHEFTPSNGEELQSEFILPLTDAPAALQAVRALADKLAPLLFVSEIRTIAADEFWLSPFYQQQSVALHFTWKPLQDEVEAFLPELERSLQPFGSRPHWGKLFTPSLYDFAALYPRFEDFRALVEANDPQGKFRNGLLDSVLGVAAPAGK is encoded by the coding sequence ATGAAGAACTGGGCCGGAAACCTCCAGTACTCGTCCGCAGCCGTGCACCGCCCGTCTTCGGTAAGCGAGGTCCAAGAGCTCGTGGCCAATGCCTCGCGGGTCAAGGCACTTGGGTCCCGGCATTCGTTCAACACGGTGGCCGATACCAGTGGCACCCATATTCTGCTGGATGCGCTCCCCCAGGAGATCACGCTTTCCGAGGACCGGAAGACGGTCAAGGTGAGCGGCGGCATCAGCTACGGCGCCCTGTGCCGGGCGATTGAAGAGCAGGGCTATGCCATCCACAACCTTGCCTCCCTGCCCCACATCTCAGTAGCCGGAGCTATCCAGACGGGCACGCACGGCAGCGGCGTCAAGAACCCGTCCCTGGCTGAAGCGGTGGTGAGTTTGGACGTGGTCCGAGCTTCCGGCGAACTGGTGACGCTCACCCGGGATGACCCTGAATTCGCTGCAACAGTAGTCGGGCTGGGGGCGATGGGAATCGTCACGGGCCTTGAGTTGGCAGTCCGCCCGAGCTTCGGGATGCGGCAGCGCGTGCTCACGGGGCTGCCTTGGGACCGGGCGCTGACGGATTTCGAAACCATCGCATCAAGCGCCTACAGCGTCAGCTTCTTCACTGACTACAGCGGAGACTCGATCCCGCAGGTTTGGTTGAAGGCGCTGGGAACCGAAACTGCGCTGCCTGATCTTTTTGGCGCCACGGCTGCCCCGGCCGCGCTTCATCCCCTGCCGGGAATGTCCGCGGAGAACTGCACCATCCAGCTGGACGAGCCCGGCAAATGGCTGGACCGCTTGCCCCACTTCCGCCACGAGTTCACGCCAAGCAACGGGGAAGAACTGCAAAGCGAGTTCATCCTCCCGTTGACGGACGCCCCTGCGGCCCTCCAGGCCGTTCGTGCCCTGGCGGACAAGCTTGCTCCGCTCCTCTTTGTTTCCGAAATCCGTACCATTGCGGCGGACGAGTTCTGGCTCAGCCCCTTCTACCAACAGCAAAGCGTTGCCCTGCACTTCACGTGGAAGCCGCTCCAGGACGAAGTCGAAGCTTTCCTTCCCGAGCTCGAACGCAGCTTGCAGCCGTTCGGTTCCCGCCCCCACTGGGGCAAGCTCTTCACGCCGTCGCTTTACGACTTCGCTGCGCTGTACCCGAGGTTCGAGGACTTCCGCGCCCTGGTGGAGGCCAATGACCCTCAGGGCAAGTTCCGGAATGGCCTCTTGGACAGCGTGCTGGGCGTGGCCGCTCCCGCAGGCAAGTAG